A portion of the Bdellovibrionales bacterium genome contains these proteins:
- a CDS encoding FAD/NAD(P)-binding protein — MKSKNSLLPVPYRIVKCTQETSDVFTIELVPEDSQQSMEFSPGQFNMLYQFGVGEVPISISGDSAKADRYIHTIRAVGTVTRRMKILTEKSQLGLRGPFGVPWPLDKALEKDIFLIAGGIGLAPLRPVIYAYLANKSRYGRLSVLYGARSPKDLVFKKEFSQWRKLGVELSVAVDAAGPSWKGHVGAVTKLIPNLDLDPKKSLVMVCGPEIMMRFIADPLLGRGIAERDIYVSMERNMQCAVGFCGHCQYGGEFICKDGPVFSFDRLSSTFLRREF, encoded by the coding sequence TTGAAATCAAAAAATTCCCTCCTTCCAGTTCCCTATCGCATTGTTAAGTGCACTCAGGAGACGAGTGATGTGTTCACGATCGAGTTGGTTCCCGAAGATTCTCAGCAAAGCATGGAGTTTTCGCCAGGCCAGTTCAATATGCTTTACCAGTTTGGAGTGGGAGAGGTTCCCATTTCTATCAGCGGAGACTCCGCCAAGGCTGATCGCTATATTCACACCATTCGGGCAGTAGGAACCGTGACAAGAAGAATGAAAATATTGACAGAGAAAAGCCAACTTGGACTCAGAGGACCCTTTGGAGTGCCATGGCCTCTGGACAAGGCACTAGAGAAGGATATATTTTTAATCGCAGGCGGAATCGGCCTGGCTCCTTTGCGTCCTGTTATTTACGCTTACCTGGCTAACAAGAGCAGATATGGTCGTTTGAGTGTTCTCTATGGAGCGAGGTCCCCTAAAGATTTGGTTTTTAAAAAGGAGTTCAGTCAATGGCGAAAGCTCGGGGTTGAACTGAGCGTGGCTGTCGACGCGGCCGGACCGAGTTGGAAGGGTCACGTCGGGGCCGTAACAAAATTGATTCCGAACTTAGATTTGGACCCTAAGAAAAGCCTTGTGATGGTTTGCGGACCTGAGATCATGATGCGCTTTATTGCGGACCCCCTTTTAGGACGCGGGATAGCAGAGAGAGACATTTACGTTTCCATGGAGCGCAACATGCAATGCGCGGTGGGTTTTTGCGGTCATTGTCAATACGGTGGAGAGTTTATCTGCAAAGACGGTCCTGTTTTTTCATTTGATAGATTGAGTTCCACTTTTCTGAGAAGAGAATTTTGA
- a CDS encoding cyclic nucleotide-binding domain-containing protein, whose product MMKKISDLLNDCVFFSHFPQEYLNLIGGCGKNRVVKADQYLAHEGDAAQAFYVLKKGRVAIETHMQGHGALLVETLGAGEIIGWSWLVEPFKWKFDVRVLEQAHLIEFDGGCLRKKAENNPELGYLLMKKIALVIAGRLSATRLQLIDIYGKGGH is encoded by the coding sequence ATGATGAAAAAAATTTCGGACCTATTGAATGACTGTGTGTTCTTCAGTCATTTTCCTCAGGAATATCTAAACCTCATTGGTGGATGCGGAAAAAATCGAGTCGTTAAGGCCGATCAGTATCTTGCTCACGAGGGCGATGCGGCTCAGGCTTTTTATGTTCTTAAAAAGGGGAGAGTGGCTATAGAGACACACATGCAGGGGCATGGAGCTCTCTTGGTTGAAACACTTGGAGCAGGTGAGATTATTGGGTGGTCGTGGCTGGTGGAGCCTTTTAAGTGGAAATTTGACGTGAGAGTTTTGGAGCAAGCCCATTTGATTGAATTTGACGGCGGGTGCTTGCGGAAAAAGGCAGAAAATAATCCCGAACTTGGATACCTTTTGATGAAGAAAATTGCTTTGGTTATTGCGGGTCGGTTGAGTGCAACTCGTTTGCAACTCATTGACATTTATGGAAAGGGTGGCCATTGA
- a CDS encoding 4Fe-4S dicluster domain-containing protein has protein sequence MGEGGLATLIQLLQDSGIEVVGPQVRDQAIVYDVLKKVEDLPRGYTEKQERGFYRLAQRDDRAYFGFTVGPDSWKKFLFVPKERLWKSHKNKDGKLLFTPEKITCSRRAFLGVRACELAAIRIQDQIFLEGPAVDRPYQERRATTILIAVQCMSVAPTCFCASMKTGPGISEGFDLLLVEVPEVDNHRFLLKSGSPEGEKLMEELRRMKCLYPTSIEESLISSQQVAMVADAQVRSMKPVEDKKLLDRSFHSVRWDEISKKCLNCANCTLVCPTCFCSRVEDTTDLKGDHAERWRKWDSCFSLDHSYIHGGSVRQSGKSRYRQWLTHKVSSWFDQYGKSGCVGCGRCISWCPVGIDLTEEIRAFDDEKNFGPIE, from the coding sequence ATGGGTGAGGGTGGATTAGCGACGCTGATTCAGTTGCTTCAAGATTCTGGGATTGAGGTCGTAGGCCCCCAAGTGAGGGATCAAGCGATTGTCTACGATGTTCTAAAAAAGGTGGAAGACTTACCTCGAGGCTATACGGAGAAACAAGAAAGGGGTTTTTACCGCCTTGCTCAGCGGGACGACCGGGCTTACTTTGGGTTCACTGTTGGTCCAGACAGTTGGAAGAAATTTTTGTTTGTTCCGAAAGAGCGTCTTTGGAAATCTCATAAAAACAAAGATGGGAAGCTCTTATTTACTCCCGAGAAGATAACTTGCTCACGTCGTGCATTTTTGGGAGTGAGGGCTTGTGAGCTTGCCGCTATTCGAATCCAAGATCAGATTTTTTTGGAGGGACCAGCCGTTGATAGGCCATATCAAGAAAGACGAGCGACGACGATTTTGATAGCAGTTCAGTGTATGTCTGTCGCACCAACATGTTTTTGTGCATCGATGAAGACCGGACCAGGCATATCGGAGGGTTTTGATCTCTTGTTGGTTGAGGTTCCTGAAGTCGACAATCATCGATTTTTGCTGAAGTCCGGTTCTCCCGAAGGGGAGAAGTTGATGGAAGAACTGCGTCGAATGAAATGTTTGTATCCGACTTCTATCGAGGAGTCACTCATTTCAAGTCAGCAGGTCGCCATGGTGGCGGACGCGCAGGTGCGATCGATGAAGCCAGTCGAGGATAAAAAGTTATTAGACAGATCCTTTCATAGTGTTCGCTGGGATGAGATTTCTAAGAAATGCCTCAACTGTGCGAACTGCACTTTGGTTTGTCCCACTTGTTTTTGTTCAAGAGTTGAAGATACGACTGATTTAAAAGGTGATCACGCGGAGAGATGGAGAAAATGGGATTCTTGCTTTAGCCTTGATCATAGCTATATTCATGGCGGCAGTGTTAGGCAGAGCGGCAAATCTCGATATCGTCAGTGGTTGACTCACAAAGTCTCAAGTTGGTTTGATCAATACGGAAAATCTGGATGTGTCGGATGTGGCCGCTGCATTAGTTGGTGCCCGGTGGGTATAGATTTAACAGAAGAGATAAGGGCGTTTGATGATGAAAAAAATTTCGGACCTATTGAATGA